The Myxococcales bacterium genome contains a region encoding:
- the tatA gene encoding twin-arginine translocase TatA/TatE family subunit, translating into MFGIGPVELAVVLVVALLVMGPKKLPELARTLGRGLAEFRRASNDLKRSIDLDLEPHEIDPPPGPNQAGVSMEPDSPLPEDTKDTKDTEDISSPDTTDPSGELPVPAADGSAAAKPDTGSSVD; encoded by the coding sequence ATGTTTGGAATCGGACCGGTCGAACTCGCAGTGGTGCTCGTGGTCGCGCTTCTCGTGATGGGCCCCAAGAAACTGCCCGAGCTTGCGCGCACTCTGGGCCGAGGACTGGCCGAATTTCGCCGGGCCTCGAACGACCTGAAGCGCAGCATCGACCTCGACCTCGAGCCCCACGAGATCGACCCGCCGCCCGGCCCCAACCAGGCGGGCGTGTCCATGGAACCCGACAGCCCGCTTCCCGAAGACACCAAGGACACCAAGGACACAGAAGACATCAGTAGCCCCGACACGACCGACCCATCTGGCGAGCTGCCGGTCCCCGCAGCGGACGGATCGGCTGCCGCGAAGCCGGATACGGGTTCATCGGTTGACTGA